From Micromonospora echinaurantiaca:
TCAACGTGGTGGGTCCTCAGGGTCAGCGGGTCAGGAGGTGGTGGGTGGCGCGGAGGTGGGGCCAGGACTTCGGTTCGGTGGGCGGGGCGGACTTGCGGGCGGTGTTCGGGACGTCGGGACGGCCGGGGGTGAACAGCCAGGCGTCGAGGAGGTCGTCGAGGTCCAGGCCGGAGATCCGCTCGGCGAGGGCCTGGAACTGCTCGATGCTGGCGTTGCCGTGCCGGTGCTCGGCGGTCCAGGCCGGCAGGATCGCGAAGAACGCGTCGTCGCCGACGGCCAGCCGGAGCTGGTGTAGCGCCATCGCGCCCCGGTCGTAGACGGCGCCGTCAAAGATCCGGTTCGGGCCGGGCTCACCCGGCGGCACCTGCCAGAACTCGTCATCCGCCGGGTAGCTGGCGTAGGTGAAGTCGAACAATTCCTGCGCGGTGCCCTCGCCCTGCTCCTCGGACCAGAGCCACTCGGCGTAGGAGGCGAAGCCCTCGTTGAGCCAGATGTCGCTCCAGTCGCCCACCGAGACCGAGTCGCCGAACCACTGGTGGGCGTTCTCGTGCACCACCACGTACGTGTTGGCGCCGCGGCGCCAGAAGCCCGGCCCGTACACCGAGCGGGTCTGCGTCTCCAGCGCGAAACCGATGCCGTCGACCGGCCCGGCCACGCCGCCCTGCGCCTCGAACGGGTACGGGCCGAAGATCCCGCTGGCCCACTCGACGATCTCGGCGGTGCGCTCGATGCTGGCCCGCGCGGCCGGCCCCAGCTCACCCAGCGTGGTGCTGTACGCGTTCACCACCGGCTGGCCGTTCGGCGCGGTGTCGCTGACGATGTCGTACTGGCCGATGGCGAGGAAGGCCAGGTAGGTGGCGGTAGGCGAGGTGGTGCGCCAGCTCCACCGGGTGCGGTTGCCGGCCTCGGCGACCGGCGGCCGCGGCTGGACGCCGTTGCTGATCACCTCGACGCCGGTGGGCACCGAGACGGAGATGTCGTAGGTGGCCTTGTCCGTCGGGTGGTCGTTGCTGGGGAACCACCACCAGGCCGACTCCGGTTCGTTCACCGCCATCGCACCGTCGTCGGTACGGGTCCAGCCGGTGTAGCCGCCGACCAGCGTCTCGGACGGCACGCCCGAGTAGCGCACCACCACGGTGAGCTGCTGACCGGCGGTCACCGTCCGGCGTGGGGTGACGACCAGCTCGTGCACGCCCTCCCGGGTGGCGGTCGCCTGCCAGCCGTTGACCCGTACCGAGTCGACGTCGAGCAGGAAGTCGAGGTTGAACCGGGACAGGTCCTGGGTGGCCCGGGCCAGGATGGTGGTGGTGCCGGTGAGCAGGTCGGTCTGCGGGTCGTAGCGCAGCCGGACGTCGTAGTGCTCGACGTCGTAGCCGCCGTTGCCGTAGTTGGGGAAGTAGCTGTCACCGAGCCCTGGACCGCCGGGTTGCGGCGCGGCGGTGGGCAGGACCGGCCGACCCCAGCCCGGTAGGGCGGCGTGGCCGGGGGTGCCGGCGACCAGGGTGCCGGCGGTGGTGACGGTCAGGGCGGCGATGGCCGCCGTGAGCGCTCGTCGCACGGGGTGGACTCCCTCCATCGGGGTGTTCGCACGGTCAACCTAATCGACACATGTGAACATGTCGCGCCCGCCGCGCCGCCGCCGCCCAGCAGCGCCGCTCCGCTCGGCGATGGCGGCGGTGGTTCCCCGGATGGAAATATTTCGATAGCATTACCGGCTAGTAACAACCGTCACACCCCTGGCCATGCGCGCGGTCACAGGGCCCCACCACCTCAGTCCTGTGGAGGTCCCGTCATGCCCCACCGCCCGCTGGCCCGCGCCCTGGCCGCGCTGGTCGCCCTGTTCACCGCCGCACTCGGCGCGGTGTTCCTGCCCGGCACCGCGCAGGCCGCCGCCACCGTCAACTACGTCGCCCTCGGCGACTCCTACTCCTCCGGCGTCGGCGCCGGCCCGTACGACTGGTCCGGCTGCCTGCGCAGCCAGAAGTCGTACGCCCCGCTCTGGGCCGCCGCCCACTCGGTGACCAGCTTCCGGTTCGCCGCCTGCGGCGGCGCGGTCACCGCCGACGTCATCGACGACCAGGTCGCCGCGCTGTCCAGCACGACCACCATGGTCACCATCACCATCGGCGGCAACGACGCCGGCTTCGCCGACGTGATCACCAGCTGCCGGTTCGGCAGCACCTCGACCTGCACCGACGCGGTCAACGACGCGAAGGCGTTCGCCACCGCGACGCTGCCCGACCGGCTCGACGCCACGTACGCCGCGATCCGGCAGCGGGCGCCGAACGCCCGGCTGATCGTGCTCGGCTACCCGCGCCTGTTCGAGACCACCAGCTGCGGGTGGCTGGCGATGAGCGTCTACAAGCGCACCATCCTCAACGAGGCCGCCGACCTGCTCGCCACCGTCATCGCCGGCCGGGCGGGCGCCGCCGGGGCCACCTTCGTCGACACCCGCCCGTACTTCGCCGGGCACGGGGTCTGCGGCGCCGACCCGTGGATCCGCGACGTCAGCGGGGTGATCGAGGCGTACCACCCGGACGCCGACGGCTACCGGTACGGCTACCTGCCGGCGCTGACCTCGGTCACCGGCTGAGACGTACGGGCACGACGGCGGCCGACGCTCCACAGCGGAGCATCGGTCGCCGTCGCTTGCCGACGACGGCGACACTGGGTGGATCGGACGGACACGGCCCGCCACGATCGGGGGTACCCATGCGCGAGTTGACCGGTCAGAAACAGTCACCACCGTCCCGGGAACAGGTCCCGGCCGGCGGACTGGAGTTCCTCGCCCTGCTCGCGCGCCTGCTGCGCCGGCCACGCCGCGGCGACCGCCGGCTGCCGCTGCTCTGGCTGGTCCGCACCCCCGACACCCCCGACCTGATGGCGCTGCTGCGCCGCTTCCTCAGCCAGGGCCAACGCCGCCGCGTCCCGCACGCGGTGCTCGACCTGGCCGCCCAACCGGCCGGCGTCGACGTGCCCGCCCTGCTGCGGGAGCTGCACCGGCAGCTCTCGCTGGAGGCGTTCGGCGCCGCCCGGCTCCGCTTCCGCCACTACCCGCTCGCCGACTGGCTGATGCACCAGAGCCTCGCCTTCGGCCCGGACACCGAGGACGGCCGGGCGACGCTGGTGCGCCGGCTGCGCGACCGGCGCGGCGCCCGGACCGCCGGCGCGCCGGTGCCCCCGGGCGGGGACGCCGCCGCGATCGTCTCCCAGGTGCTGCTCTGGCTGATCCGCCGCGCGGTGCCCGGGGCGGTGTTCCGGGTGGCCGTCTCCGGGCGCGTGCCGCTGGTCGGGCGGCACTACCGGTGGTTCATGCGCCAGCAGTACCTCGCGCCCCGACAGTCGACGACCTTCCTCGGCTTCGCCGAGCGGCTCACCGCCGGCTGGCGCGACGGCGAGCAGCCCGACCAGGTGAACAAGCTGCTGCTGCACGCGTTCCTGGAGGACCTGCGGCAGGCGTACCGGCGGCGGCTGTGGCGCCCGGCCGACTGGCGGCGCACCGCGTACCCCGCGCTGCTGCTCGACCACGTCGAGCCCGGCACTGTCGGGCACGTCCTGGTCCGGCTGGTCAACGACGTGCGCAACGAGACCGGCCGCAACGACCCGCTGCTGGTCGTGGCGGCCGGCGACCAGCCGCCCCCGGAACTGCCCGAGCCGCATCCGCTCGACGAGGCCGACGAGGCGCACGACGAATGGGTCGAGGCGTTGCCGGAGATGCGCCGGCTCCGGCGGGCGGCCGCCTGGCTGGTGGTGCTGCGGCCGGACGCCACCGAGACCGGCCCGCCGCCGCGCGGCGGCGTGCGACCCTTCGCCGCCCCGGAGCCGCCGTGGTGGTCCCGGCGCTTCCTGCCCGCGGCGGTCTGCCTGGTGCTGCTGGCCGGGGCCGGCGCCTGGGTGACCACCCGGTGGGGGCCGGGCTGCCACCCGTCGGTCAGCGGCGGGCGGGTGTCGGTGCAACTGGTCGACGGGGAATGCATCGGCTACAGCGACAGCGCCGCCCAGGTGTTCAACAACGACCCCGGCCAGCAGCGGCTGCGCACCATCCAGGAGCGGATCTTCGCGCAGAACCGGGCCGCCGAGGAGGTCTGGCGGCGCAGCGACCGCCGCCGGCCCTACCTCACCCGGGTCTACCTGGGCACCCTCACCGGCAACCGGACCCGGGCGGACGAGGAGTCGTACGTCTCCGAACGCGAGGAACTGGAGGGGATGGCGACCGCGCAGTACGCGCTGCTCAAGGAGTCCGCCGGAGCGGACGGCGCGGCGCTGCTGCGGATCGTGGTGGCCAACGGCGGCCGGCAGATGCGCCACGCCGACCGGGCGGTGGCCATGCTGGCCGAGCTGGCTCGCGACGACCCCACGGTGCTCGGCGTGGTCGGCCTGGTGGACAGCCGGGCCAGCACCGCCCGGGCACTGCGTGACCTCAACCGGATCGGGCTGCCCGTGCTCGCCCCGACGCTGTCCGCCGACCGGATTGACGCCAACTCCCGGCTCTACCTGCAGATCTCCGCGCCCAACGACGACCAGGCGCGGATGGTCGAGGCGTACGCCCGCCAGGTGCTCAAGGTGGACGAGGCGCACGTCTACTGGACCACCGGGGAGGGCAGCTCGCTGGCGGAGGACCTCTACGTCCAGACGTTGATCGAGGGGCTCCGGCAGCGCTTCGGCACCCGGATCACCCGGCTCGACGAGTGGCGTACCGGGCGCCGGCTCACCGCCGAGTGCGGTTACCAGGGCCTGCTCTTCTACGCCGGCCGCTGGTCGGAGTTCGACGGCTTCCTGCGGGCGCTGCGCGAGTGCGGGGACAACCCGCCCCGGCACCTGGTCGGTGACGACTCGGTCAACCGCTACATGGCCAACCCCGGCCTGCGCGCCGCCGCACCGGGCAACCTGCCGGTCACCTACGTCTCCAAGGCCGCGCTCGGCACCTGCGCCGCGCTGCGCGCCGCTCAGGACCGGCGCGACGAGGCCCGGGCCAGCTTCCTGACCTGGATCCAGGCCGACGACCTGCTCGACCCGCCGCGGTGCCGGCCGGAGCGCCCGGAGCAGGTCGGTGAGCGGGTGAGCCTGGCCTACGACGCGGCGATGATGATGATCCGGGCGGTGGAGAGCCTCGCCGCGCGCCTGCACCACGCCGACCATCGGCAGCGCTGGGACCCGGAGTCGATCAACCCGATCGGCGTGCACGCCGAGGTGCTGCGGCAGAACGCCGGTGCGGGCCACCGCGGCGTGGCCGGGCTGATCCGCTACACCCCGGACTCGGGCGAGCCGGTGGAGAAGCGGCTCTCGCTGATGCGGGTCGAGCGGGTGCCCGAGGTGACCGCCGAGCCGGTGGAGGTCTACCGGTGCGGCACCGCCGACGAGCCGGCCCCAACCCCGTGCGCAACCGTGCCGCCCCAGGTCAGTTAGGTCTTCGCAGGGACCTGGCGGGGCGGCGACGGGAGCGGTGGGTGGGCGGGCTCGCATCGGCGTACGGGCAGGCGGTCGCCGCCCACCGGACCGCCCGGGGGCATCTCGACG
This genomic window contains:
- a CDS encoding SGNH/GDSL hydrolase family protein; this encodes MPHRPLARALAALVALFTAALGAVFLPGTAQAAATVNYVALGDSYSSGVGAGPYDWSGCLRSQKSYAPLWAAAHSVTSFRFAACGGAVTADVIDDQVAALSSTTTMVTITIGGNDAGFADVITSCRFGSTSTCTDAVNDAKAFATATLPDRLDATYAAIRQRAPNARLIVLGYPRLFETTSCGWLAMSVYKRTILNEAADLLATVIAGRAGAAGATFVDTRPYFAGHGVCGADPWIRDVSGVIEAYHPDADGYRYGYLPALTSVTG
- a CDS encoding M1 family metallopeptidase — its product is MEGVHPVRRALTAAIAALTVTTAGTLVAGTPGHAALPGWGRPVLPTAAPQPGGPGLGDSYFPNYGNGGYDVEHYDVRLRYDPQTDLLTGTTTILARATQDLSRFNLDFLLDVDSVRVNGWQATATREGVHELVVTPRRTVTAGQQLTVVVRYSGVPSETLVGGYTGWTRTDDGAMAVNEPESAWWWFPSNDHPTDKATYDISVSVPTGVEVISNGVQPRPPVAEAGNRTRWSWRTTSPTATYLAFLAIGQYDIVSDTAPNGQPVVNAYSTTLGELGPAARASIERTAEIVEWASGIFGPYPFEAQGGVAGPVDGIGFALETQTRSVYGPGFWRRGANTYVVVHENAHQWFGDSVSVGDWSDIWLNEGFASYAEWLWSEEQGEGTAQELFDFTYASYPADDEFWQVPPGEPGPNRIFDGAVYDRGAMALHQLRLAVGDDAFFAILPAWTAEHRHGNASIEQFQALAERISGLDLDDLLDAWLFTPGRPDVPNTARKSAPPTEPKSWPHLRATHHLLTR
- a CDS encoding type 1 periplasmic-binding domain-containing protein; the protein is MRELTGQKQSPPSREQVPAGGLEFLALLARLLRRPRRGDRRLPLLWLVRTPDTPDLMALLRRFLSQGQRRRVPHAVLDLAAQPAGVDVPALLRELHRQLSLEAFGAARLRFRHYPLADWLMHQSLAFGPDTEDGRATLVRRLRDRRGARTAGAPVPPGGDAAAIVSQVLLWLIRRAVPGAVFRVAVSGRVPLVGRHYRWFMRQQYLAPRQSTTFLGFAERLTAGWRDGEQPDQVNKLLLHAFLEDLRQAYRRRLWRPADWRRTAYPALLLDHVEPGTVGHVLVRLVNDVRNETGRNDPLLVVAAGDQPPPELPEPHPLDEADEAHDEWVEALPEMRRLRRAAAWLVVLRPDATETGPPPRGGVRPFAAPEPPWWSRRFLPAAVCLVLLAGAGAWVTTRWGPGCHPSVSGGRVSVQLVDGECIGYSDSAAQVFNNDPGQQRLRTIQERIFAQNRAAEEVWRRSDRRRPYLTRVYLGTLTGNRTRADEESYVSEREELEGMATAQYALLKESAGADGAALLRIVVANGGRQMRHADRAVAMLAELARDDPTVLGVVGLVDSRASTARALRDLNRIGLPVLAPTLSADRIDANSRLYLQISAPNDDQARMVEAYARQVLKVDEAHVYWTTGEGSSLAEDLYVQTLIEGLRQRFGTRITRLDEWRTGRRLTAECGYQGLLFYAGRWSEFDGFLRALRECGDNPPRHLVGDDSVNRYMANPGLRAAAPGNLPVTYVSKAALGTCAALRAAQDRRDEARASFLTWIQADDLLDPPRCRPERPEQVGERVSLAYDAAMMMIRAVESLAARLHHADHRQRWDPESINPIGVHAEVLRQNAGAGHRGVAGLIRYTPDSGEPVEKRLSLMRVERVPEVTAEPVEVYRCGTADEPAPTPCATVPPQVS